Proteins found in one Orcinus orca chromosome 11, mOrcOrc1.1, whole genome shotgun sequence genomic segment:
- the CLEC7A gene encoding C-type lectin domain family 7 member A isoform X1 — protein sequence MEHHSSVENLDEDGYTQLDFSSCNTIRKPVVSEKGFCAASPRWRPIAVTLGILCLVMLVITVVLCTMAIWRPSSGNNLLKDNSFQSRNKENHSQPSLEDNVAPTKALTTTGVLSSSCPPNWITHQNSCYLFSTSLDSWDTSKRRCLQLGSNLLKIDSLNELEFISRQVSSQPDHSFWIGLSRHQTEEPWLWDDGSMLLSNLFQIRRTVTKQDSSHSCVWIHVSVIYDQLCSVPSYGICEKKLST from the exons ATGGAACACCATTCTTCCGTAGAAAATTTGGATGAAGACGGATATACTCAATTAGACTTCAGCTCTTGCAATACCATCAGGAAACCTGTGGTCTCAGAGAaag GATTTTGTGCTGCATCCCCTCGTTGGCGTCCCATTGCTGTGACTTTGGGAATCTTATGCTTGGTAATGCTGGTGATAACTGTGGTCCTGTGTACCATGG CTATCTGGAGACCCAGTTCAGGGAACAACCTGTTGAAGGATAACAGCTTTCAatcaagaaataaagagaacCACAGTCAACCATCTTTAGAAGACAATGTGGCTCCTACCAAGGCTCTCACGACCACAG GAGTTCTTTCTAGCTCTTGTCCCCCTAACTGGATCACACATCAGAATAGCTGTTATCTATTTAGCACATCATTAGATTCCTGGGATACAAGTAAAAGACGGTGCTTGCAACTGGGCTCTAATCTCCTGAAAATAGACAGCTTAAACGAGTTG GAATTTATATCTAGGCAAGTGTCTTCCCAACCTGACCATTCATTTTGGATAGGGCTTTCTCGCCATCAGACTGAAGAACCATGGCTCTGGGACGATGGTTCAATGTTGTTGTCTAACTT gTTTCAAATCAGAAGAACAGTTACCAAACAAGACTCATCTCACAGTTGTGTATGGATTCATGTGTCAGTCATTTACGACCAACTTTGTAGTGTGCCTTCATACGGTATTTGTGAGAAGAAGCTGTCAACATAA
- the CLEC7A gene encoding C-type lectin domain family 7 member A isoform X3, translating to MEHHSSVENLDEDGYTQLDFSSCNTIRKPVVSEKGFCAASPRWRPIAVTLGILCLVMLVITVVLCTMAIWRPSSGNNLLKDNSFQSRNKENHSQPSLEDNVAPTKALTTTGVLSSSCPPNWITHQNSCYLFSTSLDSWDTSKRRCLQLGSNLLKIDSLNELVSNQKNSYQTRLISQLCMDSCVSHLRPTL from the exons ATGGAACACCATTCTTCCGTAGAAAATTTGGATGAAGACGGATATACTCAATTAGACTTCAGCTCTTGCAATACCATCAGGAAACCTGTGGTCTCAGAGAaag GATTTTGTGCTGCATCCCCTCGTTGGCGTCCCATTGCTGTGACTTTGGGAATCTTATGCTTGGTAATGCTGGTGATAACTGTGGTCCTGTGTACCATGG CTATCTGGAGACCCAGTTCAGGGAACAACCTGTTGAAGGATAACAGCTTTCAatcaagaaataaagagaacCACAGTCAACCATCTTTAGAAGACAATGTGGCTCCTACCAAGGCTCTCACGACCACAG GAGTTCTTTCTAGCTCTTGTCCCCCTAACTGGATCACACATCAGAATAGCTGTTATCTATTTAGCACATCATTAGATTCCTGGGATACAAGTAAAAGACGGTGCTTGCAACTGGGCTCTAATCTCCTGAAAATAGACAGCTTAAACGAGTTG gTTTCAAATCAGAAGAACAGTTACCAAACAAGACTCATCTCACAGTTGTGTATGGATTCATGTGTCAGTCATTTACGACCAACTTTGTAG
- the CLEC7A gene encoding C-type lectin domain family 7 member A isoform X2: MEHHSSVENLDEDGYTQLDFSSCNTIRKPVVSEKGFCAASPRWRPIAVTLGILCLVMLVITVVLCTMGVLSSSCPPNWITHQNSCYLFSTSLDSWDTSKRRCLQLGSNLLKIDSLNELEFISRQVSSQPDHSFWIGLSRHQTEEPWLWDDGSMLLSNLFQIRRTVTKQDSSHSCVWIHVSVIYDQLCSVPSYGICEKKLST, encoded by the exons ATGGAACACCATTCTTCCGTAGAAAATTTGGATGAAGACGGATATACTCAATTAGACTTCAGCTCTTGCAATACCATCAGGAAACCTGTGGTCTCAGAGAaag GATTTTGTGCTGCATCCCCTCGTTGGCGTCCCATTGCTGTGACTTTGGGAATCTTATGCTTGGTAATGCTGGTGATAACTGTGGTCCTGTGTACCATGG GAGTTCTTTCTAGCTCTTGTCCCCCTAACTGGATCACACATCAGAATAGCTGTTATCTATTTAGCACATCATTAGATTCCTGGGATACAAGTAAAAGACGGTGCTTGCAACTGGGCTCTAATCTCCTGAAAATAGACAGCTTAAACGAGTTG GAATTTATATCTAGGCAAGTGTCTTCCCAACCTGACCATTCATTTTGGATAGGGCTTTCTCGCCATCAGACTGAAGAACCATGGCTCTGGGACGATGGTTCAATGTTGTTGTCTAACTT gTTTCAAATCAGAAGAACAGTTACCAAACAAGACTCATCTCACAGTTGTGTATGGATTCATGTGTCAGTCATTTACGACCAACTTTGTAGTGTGCCTTCATACGGTATTTGTGAGAAGAAGCTGTCAACATAA
- the CLEC7A gene encoding C-type lectin domain family 7 member A isoform X4 has translation MEHHSSVENLDEDGYTQLDFSSCNTIRKPVVSEKGVLSSSCPPNWITHQNSCYLFSTSLDSWDTSKRRCLQLGSNLLKIDSLNELEFISRQVSSQPDHSFWIGLSRHQTEEPWLWDDGSMLLSNLFQIRRTVTKQDSSHSCVWIHVSVIYDQLCSVPSYGICEKKLST, from the exons ATGGAACACCATTCTTCCGTAGAAAATTTGGATGAAGACGGATATACTCAATTAGACTTCAGCTCTTGCAATACCATCAGGAAACCTGTGGTCTCAGAGAaag GAGTTCTTTCTAGCTCTTGTCCCCCTAACTGGATCACACATCAGAATAGCTGTTATCTATTTAGCACATCATTAGATTCCTGGGATACAAGTAAAAGACGGTGCTTGCAACTGGGCTCTAATCTCCTGAAAATAGACAGCTTAAACGAGTTG GAATTTATATCTAGGCAAGTGTCTTCCCAACCTGACCATTCATTTTGGATAGGGCTTTCTCGCCATCAGACTGAAGAACCATGGCTCTGGGACGATGGTTCAATGTTGTTGTCTAACTT gTTTCAAATCAGAAGAACAGTTACCAAACAAGACTCATCTCACAGTTGTGTATGGATTCATGTGTCAGTCATTTACGACCAACTTTGTAGTGTGCCTTCATACGGTATTTGTGAGAAGAAGCTGTCAACATAA
- the CLEC7A gene encoding C-type lectin domain family 7 member A isoform X5, which produces MEHHSSVENLDEDGYTQLDFSSCNTIRKPVVSEKGFCAASPRWRPIAVTLGILCLVMLVITVVLCTMGVLSSSCPPNWITHQNSCYLFSTSLDSWDTSKRRCLQLGSNLLKIDSLNELVSNQKNSYQTRLISQLCMDSCVSHLRPTL; this is translated from the exons ATGGAACACCATTCTTCCGTAGAAAATTTGGATGAAGACGGATATACTCAATTAGACTTCAGCTCTTGCAATACCATCAGGAAACCTGTGGTCTCAGAGAaag GATTTTGTGCTGCATCCCCTCGTTGGCGTCCCATTGCTGTGACTTTGGGAATCTTATGCTTGGTAATGCTGGTGATAACTGTGGTCCTGTGTACCATGG GAGTTCTTTCTAGCTCTTGTCCCCCTAACTGGATCACACATCAGAATAGCTGTTATCTATTTAGCACATCATTAGATTCCTGGGATACAAGTAAAAGACGGTGCTTGCAACTGGGCTCTAATCTCCTGAAAATAGACAGCTTAAACGAGTTG gTTTCAAATCAGAAGAACAGTTACCAAACAAGACTCATCTCACAGTTGTGTATGGATTCATGTGTCAGTCATTTACGACCAACTTTGTAG